One Littorina saxatilis isolate snail1 unplaced genomic scaffold, US_GU_Lsax_2.0 scaffold_2772, whole genome shotgun sequence DNA window includes the following coding sequences:
- the LOC138954784 gene encoding uncharacterized protein — MEERKLEEARVEAQKQREFEESIAQKQREFEESIAQKQREMEEKKLGEAREEAQKQRDFEEAKVQRMERMESERIDEMKKLQDEAQRHAERLEEQRANNQRAHQKARDGMVESTKVTLPAFDENKEDIEAYLTKFERFAEELDWDQTTWARRVSTKLNVKATTLIGDMSKEDARDYQLVKKELLRGFRCTAESYREKFRAARRKSEETFSTYVSRITRYLHSWMDLAEKQRTYKDLFDLVLLEQLLTGIPQSVATFIRQSKATNVADSVEQAQCFVDARPGFDSSQKGGKNQDKGNNGKTDSKVQLTQGQRVKDSTVKCFGCGGDHFIRNCPEAGKPRGGGEMYGTGIQCHKCHKFGHVKRNCPGITLIISPEPEETAVREVFLMREVEANYKIHSGLCGKCDRRTQGETFDMTVRVNGKAVVAIRDTGSPMLCVSADLIDPATYTNRTREVSGVFEEQGTVQAPIAIVKLESSVFVGNVEAVAIQNMAIPVLIGNYMVLPNGKEVRVPVYGKKHVIPSLCAAVQTRGQARRDERGNLTLKINGVPLAQRTCAEMAQAQEEDPHLKRVRELAVEKKPWRQQGTGKVRFVIRKALLYREYSGADGVDHRQLVVPSEFQNEVMRLAHDAPMAGHLGGTRTRNRIWTEFYWPGMCPDIRRYVASCDACQRTTAKGKVKPVPLERMPLIDVPFKQVAVDIIGPIHPPSDRGHRFILVTVDYATRYPEATPLKKIDTPHVAEALWENWTRVGIPEKVLSDNGTQFKSEMMQEVYNLMSVHGMYTTPYHAQCNGLVERFNGTLKQMLKRLCQEQPKEWDRFIPACLFAYREVPQESLKFSPFELLYGRTVRGPMQVLRKLWTKEETDQEVRTTTEYVVGLRNRVEETCRIARENLGKATERYARAADRKAEDRQFKEGDEVLLLLPMKKNKLEIAWRGPYVIKERCGMNDYRIQVGSKKKLFHVNLLKRYVRRREIPAVVGVVPEEEELEEVPEVSAGQNTIPLVPLEAGEGPKDVSINDALPAQKQQELRDLTIEFENRFTNHCSTCSR, encoded by the coding sequence ATGGAGGAGAGGAAGCTGGAAGAAGCACGGGTGGAAGCTCAGAAGCAACGCGAGTTCGAGGAGAGTATAGCTCAGAAGCAACGCGAGTTCGAGGAGAGTATAGCCCAGAAGCAGCGTGAGATGGAGGAAAAGAAACTGGGAGAAGCACGTGAAGAGGCCCAAAAGCAGCGTGACTTTGAGGAGGCCAAAGTTCAACGTATGGAAAGAATGGAGTCTGAAAGAATCGATGAGATGAAGAAACTTCAAGATGAAGCACAGAGGCACGCAGAACGATTAGAGGAACAAAGGGCAAATAATCAACGAGCTCATCAGAAGGCGAGGGATGGAATGGTAGAATCTACCAAAGTAACACTTCCTGCATTCGACGAGAACAAGGAGGATATAGAAGCTTATCTTACCAAATTCGAGAGATTCGCAGAGGAGTTAGACTGGGACCAGACAACATGGGCGAGACGCGTGAGTACCAAACTCAACGTGAAAGCGACGACCTTGATTGGGGATATGTCGAAGGAGGACGCTCGAGATTACCAGTTAGTGAAGAAAGAGTTACTGAGAGGATTCCGGTGTACAGCAGAATCGTACCGAGAGAAGTTCAGGGCAGCAAGAAGGAAGAGCGAAGAAACGTTTTCAACCTACGTGAGCCGGATAACGCGGTACCTGCACAGTTGGATGGACCTAGCGGAAAAACAACGAACTTACAAGGACCTCTTCGACCTGGTTCTTTTGGAACAGCTGCTTACTGGCATCCCGCAGTCTGTCGCTACGTTCATTCGACAGTCCAAAGCCACCAATGTAGCTGATTCagttgagcaagctcaatgttTCGTGGATGCACGTCCTGGTTTCGACTCATCACAGAAAGGGGGGAAAAACCAAGATAAAGGAAACAATGGGAAGACAGACAGTAAGGTGCAACTTACCCAGGGACAAAGGGTAAAAGATAGTACTGTCAAATGTTTCGGATGTGGAGGGGATCATTTCATAAGGAATTGCCCGGAAGCGGGGAAGCCGAGGGGTGGCGGAGAAATGTATGGAACAGGCATACAATGTCACAAATGTCATAAGTTCGGACATGTCAAGAGGAACTGTCCAGGAATAACCCTTATCATCAGTCCAGAACCGGAGGAGACTGCAGTGAGAGAAGTTTTCTTGATGCGGGAGGTAGAAGCGAATTACAAGATCCATTCAGGGTTATGTGGGAAGTGTGATCGTCGTACTCAGGGAGAAACTTTCGACATGACAGTTAGGGTGAACGGGAAGGCAGTGGTAGCCATACGTGACACGGGAAGCCCAATGCTGTGTGTTAGCGCTGACCTCATCGACCCGGCTACGTACACAAACAGGACAAGAGAAGTGTCAGGAGTGTTTGAAGAGCAGGGAACAGTACAGGCTCCCATAGCCATCGTGAAGTTAGAATCTTCGGTGTTTGTAGGAAACGTGGAAGCTGTCGCTATTCAGAATATGGCAATTCCTGTATTGATAGGAAACTACATGGTTCTGCCAAATGGAAAGGAAGTGAGAGTTCCGGTGTACGGAAAGAAACATGTAATTCCATCTTTGTGCGCAGCAGTTCAGACACGAGGACAAGCAAGGAGGGACGAGAGAGGGAATCTAACATTGAAGATTAATGGAGTCCCCTTGGCACAAAGGACCTGTGCTGAAATGGCTCAAGCACAAGAAGAGGATCCACACCTAAAACGTGTGCGCGAGTTGGCGGTGGAAAAGAAGCCATGGCGTCAACAAGGAACCGGGAAGGTTCGATTCGTGATACGTAAAGCTTTGTTGTACAGAGAATACTCAGGTGCAGATGGAGTGGATCACCGACAGTTAGTGGTGCCCAGTGAGTTCCAGAATGAGGTGATGAGATTAGCTCACGATGCACCCATGGCAGGACACCTAGGGGGAACGAGAACCAGGAATAGGATATGGACAGAATTCTATTGGCCTGGTATGTGCCCCGACATCAGACGATACGTGGCATCATGTGACGCTTGCCAGAGAACTACGGCAAAAGGGAAAGTGAAGCCAGTACCATTGGAAAGAATGCCGTTGATCGATGTCCCGTTCAAGCAGGTAGCGGTGGACATCATAGGGCCGATTCATCCGCCGTCAGACCGAGGACACCGTTTCATACTGGTAACAGTAGACTATGCCACCCGGTATCCTGAAGCAACCCCTCTCAAGAAAATCGATACACCACATGTGGCGGAAGCGTTGTGGGAGAACTGGACCAGAGTGGGCATACCTGAAAAAGTGTTGTCAGATAACGGTACCCAGTTCAAGAGCGAAATGATGCAGGAGGTGTACAACCTGATGTCAGTACATGGAATGTACACAACTCCATACCACGCACAATGCAATGGTCTAGTTGAACGTTTCAATGGTACGCTGAAACAGATGCTGAAACGACTCTGCCAGGAGCAACCCAAGGAATGGGACAGGTTCATTCCGGCGTGTTTGTTTGCATATAGGGAAGTTCCTCAGGAGTCGCTAAAATTCTCACCGTTTGAACTACTCTATGGGCGAACTGTGAGGGGACCTATGCAGGTATTACGGAAGCTGTGGACCAAGGAAGAGACAGACCAAGAAGTGAGAACCACTACCGAGTACGTTGTGGGCCTGCGGAATCGAGTCGAGGAGACATGCAGGATTGCCAGAGAAAACCTCGGGAAGGCGACAGAGCGATACGCAAGGGCAGCGGACAGGAAGGCAGAAGACAGACAATTCAAGGAAGGAGATGAGGTGTTGCTGCTTCTTCCCATGAAAAAGAACAAGCTGGAAATCGCTTGGCGTGGACCTTACGTCATCAAGGAGCGATGCGGCATGAACGACTACCGGATTCAAGTGGGGAGTAAAAAGAAATTATTCCACGTCAACCTCTTGAAGAGATACGTCAGGAGGAGAGAGATCCCAGCGGTTGTAGGAGTGGTGCCGGAAGAAGAGGAACTGGAAGAAGTGCCTGAAGTCTCAGCAGGACAGAACACCATTCCATTAGTGCCATTAGAAGCGGGAGAGGGACCCAAAGATGTTAGCATCAATGACGCGTTACCCgcccaaaaacaacaagagctGAGGGATTTGACGATTGAGTTTGAGAACCGATTCACCAACCATTGCAGTACCTGCAGCAGGTAA